A single region of the Pseudomonadota bacterium genome encodes:
- a CDS encoding homocysteine S-methyltransferase family protein: MSRYDNLMRRIQNGERILIDGATGTEVDRRGVPHLENAWNGGGTLSHPDIVRGIHEDYIRHGAQIVISNTFATHRHALEDAGVADQFEDYNRRAVELALEARERMATPDVLVAGGMSYWTWTDNPPTLDVLGENAAQQAAIMADAGADLLMLEMMIDSEQMMVTLDAAQSSGLPVWVGLTCEPDDTGTVCLWKGGPLSDVLAVLKEKNVPLINIMHTEVKHIDACLDVVNEHWSGPVGVYAHTGDEIDGKWVFDGTITPEDYAANAQRWLGRGVQVIGGCCGIRVDHIEVLRKVV, from the coding sequence CCAGAACGGCGAGCGCATCCTGATCGACGGAGCCACCGGCACCGAGGTCGACCGGCGCGGCGTGCCGCACCTGGAGAACGCGTGGAACGGCGGCGGCACGCTGAGCCACCCGGATATCGTGCGCGGTATCCACGAGGACTACATCCGCCACGGCGCCCAGATCGTCATCTCCAACACCTTCGCGACGCACCGTCATGCCTTGGAAGACGCCGGCGTCGCCGACCAGTTCGAGGACTACAACCGGCGTGCCGTGGAACTGGCCCTCGAGGCGCGCGAGCGCATGGCGACGCCGGACGTCCTGGTCGCCGGCGGCATGTCCTATTGGACGTGGACCGATAACCCGCCGACGCTCGACGTTCTTGGCGAGAACGCCGCCCAACAGGCTGCGATCATGGCGGATGCCGGCGCCGACCTTCTGATGCTGGAGATGATGATCGACAGCGAGCAGATGATGGTCACGCTCGACGCCGCGCAATCAAGCGGCCTGCCGGTGTGGGTCGGCCTGACATGCGAACCCGACGACACCGGCACCGTGTGTTTGTGGAAAGGCGGCCCGCTCTCCGACGTGCTCGCCGTGCTCAAGGAAAAGAACGTACCGCTGATCAACATCATGCACACCGAGGTCAAGCACATCGACGCCTGTCTCGACGTCGTCAACGAGCATTGGTCCGGCCCGGTCGGCGTCTATGCCCATACGGGCGACGAGATCGACGGCAAATGGGTCTTCGACGGCACGATCACACCGGAAGACTACGCCGCCAACGCCCAGCGCTGGCTCGGCCGCGGCGTGCAGGTCATCGGCGGTTGCTGCGGCATTCGCGTCGACCACATCGAGGTCTTGCGCAAGGTGGTGTGA
- a CDS encoding MoaD/ThiS family protein: MVEVRLGATLRSKAGGRETFEVEAGTIMQVLRQLGERYPELKPILDKGVAVAIDGRLYRNAQLQKVPEGAEVYLMPRVAGG; the protein is encoded by the coding sequence TTGGTCGAGGTCAGGCTCGGCGCGACGCTAAGGTCGAAGGCCGGCGGCCGCGAAACGTTCGAGGTCGAGGCCGGGACCATCATGCAGGTGCTGCGGCAGCTCGGCGAGCGCTACCCCGAGCTCAAGCCGATCCTGGACAAGGGCGTCGCGGTCGCCATCGACGGCCGGCTCTACCGCAACGCCCAACTGCAAAAGGTGCCGGAGGGTGCTGAGGTCTACCTGATGCCGCGCGTGGCGGGGGGCTAG
- a CDS encoding xanthine dehydrogenase family protein molybdopterin-binding subunit, with amino-acid sequence MPLDDEFSPRLAFKKVGTRPLRPDGVDKVTGRARYGADMADANMLVGLVLRSPHAHARIVSINTKKAKKLAGVKAVVTRDDFPHLKNDQTVKGEEEENMWDVAQNIMARDKVLYEGHAIAAVAATSKAAAREALKLIKVKYEVLPHVTDVDAAMAPDAPLLHDDMFTAGMEPAPKKPSNIAEYSEIATGDVEKGFAEADVVIERSFRTEAAHQGYIEPHACFASVSEDGLAELWCCTQGHYTVRAMCAAILGWDLASLRVTSSEIGGGFGGKTTVFLEPIALALAKKAHRPVKMVMSRDEVLRASGPTSSTSMTMKIGVTRDGRITAGEGVYKFQGGAFAGSPVPYGAACAFAPYDTPNVLLRCYDVVTNRPKQAAYRAPGAPMAALPVEALLDELAEKIGMDPIELRRKNAVKEGSSSAYGPTFGPIGMIESLDAVENHDVAKKPLKANQGRGIASGFWPNYGGQTCVTLNINTDGTALLSLGTPDIGGSRASMCLMAAEELGIAYENIKAIIADTSALGHNDTTGGSRVTHSAGMATIDAAKDAIAKMRERAAQIWGIDPDAVVWRDGAAHPSGHNAGDFEPMSLAELAAMAPQTGGPIAGHAEINAEGAGNSFSTHLVDVEVDPETGHVTILRYLVVQDAGKAIHPDYVEGQYQGGAVQGIGWALNEEYVYGEDGRLQNPTFLDYRIPVCSDVPMIDTVIVEVPNPGHPYGVRGVGETPIVPPLAAVTNAVSRAIGQRLTDIPMSPPKILAAIEAAKD; translated from the coding sequence ATGCCGCTAGACGACGAATTCAGCCCGCGCCTTGCGTTTAAGAAGGTCGGCACCCGCCCTTTGCGACCCGATGGCGTCGACAAGGTCACCGGGCGCGCCCGCTATGGCGCCGATATGGCCGACGCCAACATGTTGGTCGGCCTGGTGCTCAGAAGCCCCCATGCCCACGCCCGAATCGTCTCGATCAACACCAAAAAGGCCAAGAAGCTGGCCGGGGTGAAGGCCGTGGTGACCCGTGACGACTTTCCGCACCTCAAAAACGATCAGACGGTGAAGGGTGAGGAAGAAGAGAACATGTGGGACGTCGCGCAGAACATCATGGCGCGCGACAAGGTCCTTTACGAAGGCCATGCCATTGCCGCCGTCGCCGCAACCAGCAAAGCGGCCGCGCGCGAGGCCCTGAAGCTGATCAAGGTGAAGTACGAGGTTCTGCCCCACGTCACCGATGTCGACGCGGCGATGGCGCCCGACGCGCCGCTGCTGCACGACGACATGTTCACCGCCGGCATGGAGCCGGCGCCGAAGAAACCCTCCAACATCGCCGAATACTCAGAGATCGCCACCGGCGATGTCGAAAAGGGTTTCGCCGAGGCCGACGTGGTCATCGAACGCTCGTTCCGCACTGAAGCCGCGCACCAGGGCTATATCGAGCCCCACGCCTGTTTCGCTTCGGTCTCGGAGGACGGCCTGGCCGAACTATGGTGCTGCACCCAGGGCCACTACACCGTGCGCGCCATGTGCGCGGCGATCCTGGGCTGGGATCTCGCCAGCCTGCGGGTGACCTCGTCGGAGATCGGCGGCGGCTTCGGCGGCAAGACGACCGTGTTTCTGGAGCCGATCGCGCTCGCGCTCGCCAAAAAGGCGCACCGGCCGGTCAAGATGGTGATGAGCCGCGACGAGGTGCTGCGCGCCTCGGGCCCGACATCCAGCACCAGCATGACCATGAAGATCGGCGTCACCCGCGACGGCCGCATCACCGCGGGCGAGGGCGTCTATAAGTTCCAGGGCGGCGCTTTTGCCGGTTCGCCGGTGCCCTATGGCGCGGCCTGCGCCTTCGCGCCCTACGACACGCCCAACGTTTTATTGCGCTGCTATGACGTCGTCACCAACCGGCCCAAACAAGCGGCCTATCGCGCGCCGGGCGCGCCCATGGCCGCCTTACCGGTTGAAGCGCTGCTCGACGAACTCGCCGAGAAGATCGGCATGGATCCGATCGAACTCAGGCGGAAAAACGCCGTGAAGGAAGGGTCGTCATCGGCCTATGGCCCAACCTTCGGACCGATCGGCATGATCGAGAGCCTCGACGCGGTCGAGAACCACGACGTCGCGAAGAAGCCGCTGAAGGCCAATCAGGGCCGCGGCATCGCGTCGGGCTTCTGGCCCAACTATGGCGGCCAGACCTGCGTCACGCTTAACATAAACACCGACGGCACCGCGCTCTTGTCGCTGGGCACGCCGGATATCGGCGGCAGCCGCGCCTCCATGTGCCTGATGGCAGCCGAGGAACTCGGCATCGCCTATGAGAACATCAAGGCGATCATCGCCGACACCAGTGCGCTCGGCCATAACGACACCACCGGCGGCAGCCGTGTGACCCACTCGGCCGGTATGGCGACCATCGATGCGGCCAAGGACGCCATCGCCAAGATGCGCGAGCGCGCCGCCCAGATCTGGGGCATCGACCCCGATGCGGTCGTCTGGCGTGACGGCGCGGCCCACCCTTCGGGCCATAACGCCGGCGACTTCGAACCGATGTCACTCGCCGAACTCGCCGCCATGGCACCGCAGACCGGTGGCCCGATCGCCGGCCACGCGGAGATCAATGCCGAGGGTGCGGGCAACAGTTTCAGCACCCATCTGGTCGACGTCGAGGTCGACCCGGAAACCGGCCACGTGACGATCCTGCGCTATCTGGTTGTCCAGGACGCCGGCAAGGCGATCCATCCGGACTATGTCGAAGGCCAGTACCAGGGCGGCGCGGTCCAGGGCATCGGCTGGGCGCTCAACGAAGAGTACGTTTATGGCGAGGACGGCCGTCTGCAGAACCCGACCTTCCTGGACTACCGCATTCCCGTCTGCTCGGACGTGCCGATGATCGACACGGTGATTGTCGAGGTGCCGAACCCCGGCCACCCCTATGGCGTGCGCGGCGTCGGCGAGACGCCGATCGTGCCGCCGCTGGCCGCCGTCACCAACGCGGTGTCGCGCGCGATCGGCCAGCGCCTGACCGATATCCCGATGTCGCCGCCCAAGATCCTGGCCGCGATCGAGGCGGCCAAGGACTGA